From one Asterias amurensis chromosome 10, ASM3211899v1 genomic stretch:
- the LOC139943423 gene encoding somatostatin receptor type 2-like, producing MEPIECSINDTLNLTRYGALILLYNSTDKVVIPFILPIIFCLCILFNFIFLFVVFRVSEVRSDTTVYLIHLALADFILASSYVCLLMLPFLRSPVKAHLSFTHPMECVLISVSIITGYVSSIALVTMMSFERYLAICHPLKHLKIRGRGRTLKIIAFCWLIGFILSVAVIPANAILQTTCVRWPDDDAYQMFPSAITYCTYTGPWAYDYSQAVLILPWFIAMFCNGYMYARIIQALNKRRGANGRTETDRKAVQIRNQAAKMLVINGVVFFICQSPYIFIVFIIWIYRIAQIEIPFDVFLINGGDWLIYLPQFINTILNPVIYGVTNRQYRAAFVQAFHMKASTTRHQRTLHPVHAISPTSNAAAQPSSTEEGDNDTESMKGTWL from the coding sequence ATGGAACCGATAGAATGCAGTATAAATGATACCTTGAATCTCACTAGATACGGAGCTCTCATATTGCTTTATAATTCTACGGACAAAGTCGTAATACCTTTTATTCTACCGATTATATTTTGCCTGTGTATACTCTTCAACTTTATTTTTCTGTTCGTAGTTTTTCGTGTTTCTGAGGTGAGATCGGACACGACTGTTTATTTGATACACTTGGCATTGGCTGACTTTATACTTGCGTCCAGCTACGTGTGCTTGCTCATGTTGCCATTTCTACGGTCTCCAGTGAAAGCCCATTTATCCTTTACCCACCCCATGGAGTGCGTGTTGATCAGCGTGTCTATAATAACTGGGTATGTCTCATCGATTGCACTCGTAACTATGATGTCATTTGAGAGATATCTTGCTATCTGCCATCCTTTAAAGCATCTTAAAATCCGTGGTCGAGGACGCACCCTGAAAATCATTGCGTTTTGTTGGTTGATTGGGTTTATCTTGAGTGTTGCGGTAATACCCGCTAATGCAATTCTTCAAACGACATGTGTACGTTGGCCGGATGATGACGCCTACCAAATGTTCCCCTCAGCTATAACGTATTGTACGTATACAGGGCCGTGGGCTTATGACTACAGTCAAGCGGTCTTGATTCTTCCATGGTTCATTGCAATGTTTTGCAACGGGTACATGTATGCGCGCATCATACAGGCACTTAACAAACGCAGGGGTGCCAATGGTAGAACAGAGACAGACAGGAAAGCCGTGCAAATCCGCAACCAAGCTGCCAAAATGTTGGTTATCAATGGTGTGGTTTTCTTCATTTGTCAGTCTCCATATATTTTCATCGTTTTCATTATCTGGATATACCGTATAGCTCAAATTGAGATTCCATTtgatgtttttctaataaatgGAGGTGATTGGCTCATTTACCTGCCGCAGTTTATCAACACCATTCTTAATCCTGTGATCTACGGTGTGACAAACAGGCAATACCGAGCTGCCTTTGTTCAAGCCTTTCACATGAAAGCCTCCACAACTAGACATCAACGCACACTGCACCCAGTCCATGCCATTAGTCCTACATCAAATGCTGCTGCACAGCCAAGTTCAACTGAAGAAGGAGACAATGACACTGAATCTATGAAAGGAACCTGGCTATGA
- the LOC139943426 gene encoding kappa-type opioid receptor-like: MEPIECSLNDTLNLTTNGALILLYNSTDKVVIPFILPIIFCLCILFNFIFLFVVFRVSEVRSDTTVYLIHLALADFIFMFSYVCFFMLPFLRSPVKANSSFTYPVECVLPNVFIITGHVSSIALVTMMSFERYLAICHPLKHLKIRGRGRTLKIIAFCWLIGFIWSVAVTPTIAILQTTCVRWPDDDAYQMFPIAITSCAFIGPWAYDYSQAVLILPWFIAMFSNGYMYARIIQALNKRRGANGGTETDRKAVQIRNQAAKMLVINGVVFFICQSPYIFIILFVWIYRIAQIEIPIDVFLINGGNWLIYLPQFINTILNPVIYGVTNRQYRAAFVQAFHMKASTTRHQRTLHPVHAISPTSNTAAQPSSTEGDNDTESMKGTWL, from the coding sequence ATGGAACCGATAGAATGCAGTTTAAATGATACATTGAACCTCACTACTAACGGAGCTCTCATATTGCTTTATAATTCTACGGACAAAGTCGTAATACCTTTTATTCTACCGATTATATTTTGCCTGTGTATACTCTTCAACTTTATTTTTCTGTTCGTAGTTTTTCGTGTTTCTGAGGTGAGATCGGACACGACTGTTTATTTGATACACTTGGCATTGGCTGACTTTATATTTATGTTCAGCTACGTGTGCTTTTTCATGTTGCCATTTCTACGGTCTCCAGTGAAAGCCAATTCATCATTCACTTATCCCGTGGAGTGCGTGTTGCCAAACGTGTTTATAATAACTGGGCATGTCTCATCGATTGCACTCGTAACTATGATGTCATTTGAGAGATATCTTGCTATCTGCCATCCTTTAAAGCATCTTAAAATCCGTGGTCGGGGACGCACCCTGAAAATCATTGCGTTTTGTTGGTTGATTGGGTTTATCTGGAGTGTTGCGGTAACACCCACTATTGCAATTCTTCAAACGACATGTGTACGTTGGCCGGATGATGACGCTTACCAAATGTTCCCCATAGCTATAACGTCTTGTGCGTTTATAGGGCCGTGGGCTTATGACTACAGTCAAGCTGTCTTGATTCTTCCATGGTTCATTGCAATGTTTAGTAACGGGTACATGTATGCGCGCATCATACAGGCACTTAACAAACGCAGGGGTGCCAATGGTGGAACAGAGACAGACAGGAAAGCCGTGCAAATCCGCAACCAAGCTGCCAAAATGTTGGTTATCAATGGTGTGGTTTTCTTCATTTGTCAGTCTCCATATATTTTCATCATTCTCTTCGTCTGGATATACCGTATAGCTCAAATTGAGATTCCAATtgatgtttttctaataaatgGAGGTAATTGGCTCATTTACCTGCCGCAGTTTATCAACACCATTCTTAATCCTGTGATCTACGGTGTGACAAACAGGCAATACCGAGCTGCCTTCGTTCAAGCCTTTCACATGAAAGCCTCCACAACTAGACATCAACGCACACTGCACCCAGTCCATGCAATAAGTCCTACATCAAATACTGCTGCACAACCAAGTTCAACTGAAGGAGACAATGACACTGAATCTATGAAAGGAACCTGGCTATGA
- the LOC139943427 gene encoding galanin receptor 2a-like translates to MEPIECSLNDTLNLTTNGALILLYNSTDKVVIPFILPIIFCLCILFNFIFLFVVFRVSEVRSDTTVYLIHLALADFIFMFSYVCFFMLPFLRSPVKANSSFTHPMECVLPNVFIITGHVSSIALVTMMSFERYLAICHPLKHLKIRGRGRTLKIIAFCWLIGFIWSVAVTPTIAILQTTCVRWPDDDAYQMFPIAITSCAFIGPWAYDYSQAVLILPWFIAMFSNGYMYARIIQALNKRRGANGGTETDRKAVQIRNQAAKMLVINGVVFFICQSPYIFIILFVWIYRIAQIEIPIDVFLINGGNWLIYLPQFINTILNPVIYGVTNRQYRAAFVQAFHMKASTTRHQRTLHPVHAISPTSNTAAQPSSTEGDNDTESMKGTWL, encoded by the coding sequence ATGGAACCGATAGAATGCAGTTTAAATGATACATTGAACCTCACTACTAACGGAGCTCTCATATTGCTTTATAATTCTACGGACAAAGTCGTAATACCTTTTATTCTACCGATTATATTTTGCCTGTGTATACTCTTCAACTTTATTTTTCTGTTCGTAGTTTTTCGTGTTTCTGAGGTGAGATCGGACACGACTGTTTATTTGATACACTTGGCATTGGCTGACTTTATATTTATGTTCAGCTACGTGTGCTTTTTCATGTTGCCATTTCTACGGTCTCCAGTGAAAGCCAATTCATCATTCACCCATCCCATGGAGTGCGTGTTGCCAAACGTGTTTATAATAACTGGGCATGTCTCATCGATTGCACTCGTAACTATGATGTCATTTGAGAGATATCTTGCTATCTGCCATCCTTTAAAGCATCTTAAAATCCGTGGTCGAGGACGCACCCTGAAAATCATTGCGTTTTGTTGGTTGATTGGGTTTATCTGGAGTGTTGCGGTAACACCCACTATTGCAATTCTTCAAACGACATGTGTACGTTGGCCGGATGATGACGCTTACCAAATGTTCCCCATAGCTATAACGTCTTGTGCGTTTATAGGGCCGTGGGCTTATGACTACAGTCAAGCTGTCTTGATTCTTCCATGGTTCATTGCAATGTTTAGTAACGGGTACATGTATGCGCGCATCATACAGGCACTTAACAAACGCAGGGGTGCCAATGGTGGAACAGAGACAGACAGGAAAGCCGTGCAAATCCGCAACCAAGCTGCCAAAATGTTGGTTATCAATGGTGTGGTTTTCTTCATTTGTCAGTCTCCATATATTTTCATCATTCTCTTCGTCTGGATATACCGTATAGCTCAAATTGAGATTCCAATtgatgtttttctaataaatgGAGGTAATTGGCTCATTTACCTGCCGCAGTTTATCAACACCATTCTTAATCCTGTGATCTACGGTGTGACAAACAGGCAATACCGAGCTGCCTTCGTTCAAGCCTTTCACATGAAAGCCTCCACAACTAGACATCAACGCACACTGCACCCAGTCCATGCAATAAGTCCTACATCAAATACTGCTGCACAACCAAGTTCAACTGAAGGAGACAATGACACTGAATCTATGAAAGGAACCTGGCTATGA
- the LOC139943428 gene encoding somatostatin receptor type 5-like produces the protein MGSDATPEECSVLNTFNITEETMSKWLYTHTDTIIITTVLPSILGLGLLSISLFLFVVFRISKLKSDTTVYLVHLSLADCVYLIAYVSYYLAFYVASPVALDLSFKHSVECCLAVVIAYIGYMSSVALVTMMSFERYLALCHPLKHLKIRGRRRTNRMVALCWLVGFVVSCLIMPHAAVLKKLCLQWPEAALSSMPTLPSVITMCDPLHPSIHYFTTLLATIPWLLALVANFYMYIRIYHTLNKRKNFVGTGDAGERAIRVRNQVAKMLVVNGVVFFLCQAPYTGFAIIQVICLFFNLPSPFETTLGASARWIFALPPIVNTIINPLIYGAMSSQYRSAFVQAFRCNVSPDDGRPRAQQQIQTITDSPQSAGNKL, from the coding sequence ATGGGATCGGATGCAACTCCAGAGGAGTGTAGTGTGCTTAATACGTTCAACATCACTGAAGAGACAATGTCCAAATGGCTCTATACACACACGGATACCATCATCATAACTACGGTTCTACCGAGTATCTTGGGTCTTGGTCTATTGAGTATCTCACTCTTTCTATTTGTCGTGTTCCGCATCTCTAAACTGAAATCTGACACAACGGTTTACCTGGTGCACCTGTCGCTTGCTGATTGTGTCTACCTCATCGCTTATGTATCCTATTACTTAGCATTCTATGTGGCTTCTCCCGTTGCTTTGGATCTGTCGTTCAAACATTCAGTTGAATGCTGCCTTGCTGTTGTCATTGCTTATATCGGATATATGTCATCAGTTGCTCTGGTGACTATGATGTCATTTGAGAGATACCTTGCTTTGTGTCATCCGCTAAAACACCTGAAAATTCGCGGTCGACGACGGACGAACAGAATGGTTGCACTCTGTTGGCTCGTCGGCTTTGTGGTTTCATGTTTAATAATGCCACATGCAGCCGTCCTCAAGAAACTCTGTCTACAGTGGCCTGAAGCAGCTTTAAGCTCCATGCCTACCCTGCCGTCTGTGATTACAATGTGCGATCCCTTACACCCCTCTATCCATTACTTCACTACGTTACTAGCAACGATCCCCTGGCTACTTGCACTGGTTGCTaatttctacatgtacatcaggaTCTACCACACGCTGAACAAACGCAAGAATTTTGTAGGTACAGGTGACGCAGGCGAAAGAGCCATACGTGTTCGAAACCAGGTTGCCAAGATGCTTGTTGTGAATGGTGTAGTATTCTTCCTGTGCCAAGCTCCATATACGGGATTCGCTATCATTCAAGTGATTTGTTTGTTCTTCAATCTTCCCAGCCCATTCGAGACAACACTTGGAGCCTCTGCACGCTGGATATTTGCACTTCCGCCGATTGTAAATACCATTATAAATCCTTTGATATATGGTGCTATGAGCTCTCAATACAGATCTGCGTTCGTCCAAGCTTTTCGGTGCAATGTCTCACCCGATGACGGCCGTCCACGTGCTCAACAACAAATTCAAACCATAACCGACTCACCGCAAAGCGCGGGAAACAAACTTTGA